GGCTTTATGAAACTGAGCCGGTGATTCACAACTACGCACTCTGCTATGCGCTGGGAATTGTGGATAGCGAAATCTACGCCACTACTGTTGCTGAAGAACATTCTTATCGCTATTTTTGCCCGGAACAAGTGCCGAAATATCAGGAACACTTGACTCCGCTGAATCAAGCCGGCATTTATATCACTCCCGCTCGTTCTCTCAACCATACGGCAGTTTTGCATACCTGGAAATATGCTAACAATAACTATCATGTTGAGATGGAAAAAACTCAGAAGAATATTCCGAGTTTTGGACGTGCAAAAGAGATTGCAGCCGAGAGCAAGTTTGAGTTTTTTGTAATTAGCCGGCAAAAACCTCTGAAATTCCGTCGCTGGATTCGGTTGGGAAAGTGGGCGAGTAAGGCAGAAGTGAAAGTTGAGGAAACGCAAGAAGTGAATGCCTCAAGTTCTGAGGAAAACTTTTCTTTTGCTTATCCGCTCAATCCCCTTGATGTGATGTTTTCTCATCAAGTTTTGACTTACGACACTGTGAATATGCCGCCGGTTAGTTTAATTCAAAATGTCAGAATGCAGGGTTATTTTTACCGCTTTAATGACAAGCTAAAACTGCCCGCACTCATGGAATATCGCTTTACGGCTTAATCGGGTGGGTTGGAGTTGGGTTTCGCTATTGCTCAACCCAACCTACGGCTGAAACTTCACATGAAATAGATTAATATGCCTCACAGCCTTGTCCTTAACTTACTTCCTCAATCACCGATTTCCCCGCAATACCTCACCGGCAGACATCTGCACGCTCTTTTTCTAACCCTTGTTAGCGCTGTTGATCAACAGCTTGGTGACAATTTGCATAACGAAAAAAGTGAAAAAGCTTTCACCCTCAGTCCTTTGCAAATTAACGGACATCAGCGATTTTCTCACGGTATTTATTCCCTGGAATGGGAATATCACAAACCGATTCCAGCCGGCACTCCTTGTTGGTGGCGTGTTTCCCTGTTGGATGATACTTTATTTAGCCGGCTGACTCCTTTGTGGCTAAATCTTAACCCTCAACAACCTTGGCACTTGGGACCGGCAGATTTACACATCACCGGCATCCTAGGCACTCCCCGATCTTCTCAACCTTGGGCAAATGCCACTACCTACGCTCAATTATACGAGCAAGCATCTGAGGTGGATCGCCAAATTGCCCTGACAATTTGTTCCCCAGCCGGCTTCCGTCAAGGACAGTATGATTCTGCTTTGCCGACGCGAGAATGTGTTTTTGGTAGTCTTTTACACCGCTGGAATAAATACAGTGGCATCGAGTTTTCTGGGGAATTTTTAGAAAAGGTTTTTCCGAGTTTTTTCGATATTCGCACAGAAATGGTGGCCGATTCTCGGAGTAAATTTATTGGTTGTCTGGGAGAAATAAGCTATCGGATTTTAGGGGATGTAGAACCGCAAGCGATTAAGCAAATTAATGCGCTTGCAGATTTTGCACTTTACTGTGGAATTGGGCGAAAAACGCCGATGGGAATGGGAATGATCCGTCGGGTAGGGGTACATACAAAAGTTCGCCCCTAGGGTAGGCGATAACTCACGTTCTATCAGGGAACGATTAATCATGAATGATTTGAATGAGATTCCAATTGCAGCGCTGAATCAATTTAGTTACTGCGCTCATCGCTGTTGGAGAATGTTCTGCGCCGGCGAATTTATTGATAACCATTACACCATCGAAGGAACGAGTTTACATCAGCGAGTTCACACCCTGGGAGAGGGACACCGGCAGGAAGTTTGGCAAGTACGAGCAATTTGGTTGAAATCAGAACGCTATCAGTTAATTGGTAAGGCGGATTTGATTGAAGAAAGTGACGGTTGCTTTTATCCGGTGGAGTACAAACGGGGGCAAACCGGCGATTGGGAAAATGATGAATTGCAAGTTTGCGCTCAAGCTTTGTGTTTGGAAGAAATGACCGGCAAGACGGTTGAACGTGGCTATGTTTACTACACGCACTCCCATCAAAGGGTGCCGGTGGAAATTACGGAAGAAATGCGAAAGATGACGGTGGAAACGATTGAGGCGGTGCAGCAATTGCTGGAAACCGGCATCATGCCACCGGCAGTTTACTCCCAACGCTGCAAGGGATGCAGTTTGTATCAGCAATGTTTGCCACAAGCGGTGGCGAAGGTGAGCCGGTATCAGGAAGTGGGTTAATAAAAAAGGAGGAAATCATGGGAACGCTCTACATTACGAAAGAAGATGCGTTTATCGCTAAGGTTGATGAGCGGTTGTGTGTGAAATTGAATAAGGAAATCCTACAGGATGTACCGCTAATTAAGGTGGATGGGGTCGTGATTTTAGGACGGGCGACGATTTCACCGGCAGCGGTTATGGAATTGTTGCAACGGCATATTCCGCTTTCTTTTATGACCAGTGGCGGACGTTATTTAGGCCGGCTGGAACCGGAGGTGACGAAGAATATTTTCGTTAGAAAAGCGCAGTGGCAGGCTGCCGGGGAGTCGGAAAAAGCAATTCAGGCGGTGCAGGCTTTTGTGCGGGGAAAGTTGAAAAATTATCGCCATATTTTGCAGAGATATCAGCGAGAAAATTCTACTTTGGATTTGAGTAAGGGAATTGAGCGGATAGAAACAGCGATCGCACCGATTAATAAAACCGATTCCGTTAATTCTTTACGGGGGTTAGAAGGTGCCGGCAGCGCCGCCTATTTTGGCTGTTTTAACCGGCTGATCCGGGCAGATGGGTTCAGTTTTGAAGCGCGACGCCGACGCCCTCCGACTGATCCGGTGAATTCGCTATTGAGTTTGGGATATGCTTTGCTGCGCCACGATGTGCAGGGGGCGGTGAATATTGTTGGGTTTGATCCGTATTTGGGATATTTGCACGTCGAACGCTACGGGCGTCCCTCTTTGGCGCTAGATTTGATGGAAGAATTTAGGCCGGTGGTGGATGCGGTGGTGCTGGGTGCGATCAACAAGCGTGTGATTTCCCCCAATGATTTTACCGTTGAACCGCTGAGTGGGGCAGTTTCTCTCACGCCTGAAGGGTTGCGGACGTTTTTGCGCCTGTATGAACAAAAGAAACAGGTGAAATTTAAGCATCCGGTGATGGATCGCCAGTGTACTTATCGAGAGGCATTTGAAATTCAATCTCGCTTGCTGGCGAAGTACCTGATGGGAGAGATTGAGAAATATCCGCCACTGCTGTTGAAGTAGGGGGTGAGGGGCTGTGTTTGTTGTGGTGTCCTATGATGTTTCTGAGGATAAGCGGCGCACCAAAATCCACAAGGTGCTGAAGTCTTACGGGCAATGGGTTCAGTATTCAATTTTTGAGTGTGACTTGACGGAAACACAGTATGCTAGGCTGCGTTCGCGTCTGGCTAAGTTGATTAAAGCGCCGGAAGATAATATTCGATTTTATTTTCTATGCGCTTGCTGTGCCGGCAAGGTAGAAAGAATTGGGGGCGAGCCGGTGAGGGATACAACAGTGTTTTTTGCTTGAGGTTATTGCGCGGATGGGTTGGTGTTTAGCAGAGATGGGGTGGAAAATCCGAGCTGAGTTCCTATGTTGTAAGAGTTAAAATTTTGTACTCTCTTAAAGGAAACAGCTACTTGAAATTCCCTTGAATCCCTATCAGGGATTGAAACGTGTGAGTCACCTGCTTTTCCCGCCAGCCGGCAGGACTTGAAATTCCCTTGAATCCCTATCAGGGATTGAAACGCTTACCGAGCACAATCTAAATCAAACCCTGCCAACTTGAAATTCCCTTGAATCCCTATCAGGGATTGAAACTTGCCGCTGCCGGTGGGACCATATACCAGAATGCGATTCTTGAAATTCCCTTGAATCCCTATCAGGGATTGAAACAATGGGGCCTGCGAAGTGTCTGCCCTTCATCAGCACCTTGAAATTCCCTTGAATCCCTATCAGGGATTGAAACGACTTGGATTTGCTCATCATCACGAGTAATTATCCTTGAAATTCCCTTGAATCCCTATCAGGGATTGAAACTCGACAGTGTAATCAAGGCGCTCTACCAATGGATGCTTGAAATTCCCTTGAATCCCTATCAGGGATTGAAACAGGCAGGGGCCAAACAGTAGCATCCCAGCAATGCGACTTGAAATTCCCTTGAATCCCTATCAGGGATTGAAACCGAGCATATCGATGGTGCCGGCCTTAACCTTGGCACTTGAAATTCCCTTGAATCCCTATCAGGGATTGAAACAAACTGCCTCAGCAAACCTTAACTAGCAAAAATAGCTTGAAATTCCCTTGAATCCCTATCAGGGATTGAAACAGGATGAGCGAACTTGGCAGTAGTGCGGGCGCGGCTGTCCCCTCTTGAAATTCCCTTGAATCCCTATCAGGGATTGAAACTGCAGCATGAGTGATTTGTTCCATCAAAATGCAGAAACTTGAAATTCCCTTGAATCCCTATCAGGGATTGAAACGTGCCATCCAATAGCGATGCTAAGCATTCAGCAGCTTGAAATTCCCTTGAATCCCTATCAGGGATTGAAACCCATCCCACTGCCCAACGGCTTGGTACTGCGGGAACTGCCTTGAAATTCCCTTGAATCCCTATCAGGGATTGAAACCCTCACTCTTTATTGGTTCGTCGGTCTGAGCTTCCCTCTGACTTGAAATTCCCTTGAATCCCTATCAGGGATTGAAACTTCATGGCTATTTTTGCTAGTTAAAGGGTTTGCTGACTTGAAATTCCCTTGAATCCCTATCAGGGATTGAAACCCGAATCGGACAACTTTGTCTTTTCAGGGACAACCTTGAAATTCCCTTGAATCCCTATCAGGGATTGAAACGATTGCTAACTCAATGGGCGGCCCGTATAGCCGCTCATCTTGAAATTCCCTTGAATCCCTATCAGGGATTGAAACTTCTGGAAACTGGGGATTGCTATAGAAGTTTAGAGACTTGAAATTCCCTTGAATCCCTATCAGGGATTGAAACTTTAAGAGAGTTGTAAAATGGGCGTTTTTCTTTCCTTCTTGAAATTCCCTTGAATCCCTATCAGGGATTGAAACTTAGGCTGTAAGTTGTTAGTACAAGCGGTAAATGCTTGAAATTCCCTTGAATCCCTATCAGGGATTGAAACAGGCAGCGACGCCAGCCTTAGACTCTAGCTCTGCGGTGCGCCCCGGCTTGAAATTCCCTTGAATCCCTATCAGGGATTGAAACGTTAAATTCAGTAAGTTTTATGGCAGCTTTGGCCACTTGAAATTCCCTTGAATCCCTATCAGGGATTGAAACAAGACTTCTTGGGGCATCATTAAAAGGATGCTTTGGCTTGAAATTCCCTTGAATCCCTATCAGGGATTGAAACGAATCCGTGTTTTCAACTAATGCATTCTTGTAGTCTTGAAATTCCCTTGAATCCCTATCAGGGATTGAAACTAGAATTTTCGCTTGCACTTCTTTGCTTCTGGCGGTATCGCTTGAAATTCCCTTGAATCCCTATCAGGGATTGAAACGCCCCCAGAAGAGGATGAAAAAAAAAATATCAGCGACCCCACTTGAAATTCCCTTGAATCCCTATCAGGGATTGAAACAAGATTGTTGCCAACGTTCCGCCGTCAGTGCTAGTAACTTGAAATTCCCTTGAATCCCTATCAGGGATTGAAACAACTTGACGATTTAATGCTTTATCGATTGCACTGCATCTTGAAATTCCCTTGAATCCCTATCAGGGATTGAAACCAGCAAGCCAGGGTGAGACATCCCAATATGATTCAAACTTGAAATTCCCTTGAATCCCTATCAGGGATTGAAACCCAAGAAAACAATATCTAGTCCTAAATCAAGACAGCCTTCAACTTGAAATTCCCTTGAATCCCTATCAGGGATTGAAACACGCTCCGGAATACCCAGAGCATGATTACTTTTCAGAAGCTTGAAATTCCCTTGAATCCCTATCAGGGATTGAAACCCTTTCGATCCACCTGTAAGCGCAAGCGTGTTGCTGCTTGAAATTCCCTTGAATCCCTATCAGGGATTGAAACATTCTGTGCGGAGCTTCCTACGCTAAAATCAGGGCTTGAAATTCCCTTGAATCCCTATCAGGGATTGAAACCTGATTCGGCTGAATCAATACAGGCAAGCCTAATTCTTGAAATTCCCTTGAATCCCTATCAGGGATTGAAACGTAGGGTTGGAATTGTCGGAAAGTCTCAGGTAGAGAATTCCTGTCCTTGAAATTCCCTTGAATCCCTATCAGGGATTGAAACGCTTCAGGAAAAATTTAGCAGTGGTGACTGGCAATCTGTACTTGAAATTCCCTTGAATCCCTATCAGGGATTGAAACCCCAAAGGCATTTCTACAATTCTTAGCTGCATAACTTCTTGAAATTCCCTTGAATCCCTATCAGGGATTGAAACACTCCACCTAGTTTGCTGATTGCATTACAGAGATTCTTGAAATTCCCTTGAATCC
This DNA window, taken from Microcoleus sp. FACHB-68, encodes the following:
- the cas5d gene encoding type I-D CRISPR-associated protein Cas5/Csc1; the protein is MAFIYRCQLELHDSLYFATREIGRLYETEPVIHNYALCYALGIVDSEIYATTVAEEHSYRYFCPEQVPKYQEHLTPLNQAGIYITPARSLNHTAVLHTWKYANNNYHVEMEKTQKNIPSFGRAKEIAAESKFEFFVISRQKPLKFRRWIRLGKWASKAEVKVEETQEVNASSSEENFSFAYPLNPLDVMFSHQVLTYDTVNMPPVSLIQNVRMQGYFYRFNDKLKLPALMEYRFTA
- the cas6 gene encoding CRISPR-associated endoribonuclease Cas6, whose product is MPHSLVLNLLPQSPISPQYLTGRHLHALFLTLVSAVDQQLGDNLHNEKSEKAFTLSPLQINGHQRFSHGIYSLEWEYHKPIPAGTPCWWRVSLLDDTLFSRLTPLWLNLNPQQPWHLGPADLHITGILGTPRSSQPWANATTYAQLYEQASEVDRQIALTICSPAGFRQGQYDSALPTRECVFGSLLHRWNKYSGIEFSGEFLEKVFPSFFDIRTEMVADSRSKFIGCLGEISYRILGDVEPQAIKQINALADFALYCGIGRKTPMGMGMIRRVGVHTKVRP
- the cas4 gene encoding CRISPR-associated protein Cas4, which gives rise to MNDLNEIPIAALNQFSYCAHRCWRMFCAGEFIDNHYTIEGTSLHQRVHTLGEGHRQEVWQVRAIWLKSERYQLIGKADLIEESDGCFYPVEYKRGQTGDWENDELQVCAQALCLEEMTGKTVERGYVYYTHSHQRVPVEITEEMRKMTVETIEAVQQLLETGIMPPAVYSQRCKGCSLYQQCLPQAVAKVSRYQEVG
- the cas1d gene encoding type I-D CRISPR-associated endonuclease Cas1d: MFATSGGEGEPVSGSGLIKKEEIMGTLYITKEDAFIAKVDERLCVKLNKEILQDVPLIKVDGVVILGRATISPAAVMELLQRHIPLSFMTSGGRYLGRLEPEVTKNIFVRKAQWQAAGESEKAIQAVQAFVRGKLKNYRHILQRYQRENSTLDLSKGIERIETAIAPINKTDSVNSLRGLEGAGSAAYFGCFNRLIRADGFSFEARRRRPPTDPVNSLLSLGYALLRHDVQGAVNIVGFDPYLGYLHVERYGRPSLALDLMEEFRPVVDAVVLGAINKRVISPNDFTVEPLSGAVSLTPEGLRTFLRLYEQKKQVKFKHPVMDRQCTYREAFEIQSRLLAKYLMGEIEKYPPLLLK
- the cas2 gene encoding CRISPR-associated endonuclease Cas2; this translates as MFVVVSYDVSEDKRRTKIHKVLKSYGQWVQYSIFECDLTETQYARLRSRLAKLIKAPEDNIRFYFLCACCAGKVERIGGEPVRDTTVFFA